From the genome of Nasonia vitripennis strain AsymCx chromosome 1, Nvit_psr_1.1, whole genome shotgun sequence, one region includes:
- the LOC100122757 gene encoding lysyl oxidase homolog 3A isoform X2 gives MYDFLSVTSTLPSVSNAGNVEILHKGRWGNVCDDEWDELEAKVVCRQLGYANVKAKPTSNARFGQARRRYWMDNLLCGGDESELSKCRFDGWGRTDCRSGEAAGVICGGGGEDLMPNATLNRVDSQDKSKIRDVHPRGIAVRLSGPRQGRLELKLPDSDWGVVCGDGWSLLEAAVICRQLGLGYAAQAYQTSFFGGNKLPMAVSGIKCRGDERHVAECLHDELLDCPGVGENVAGLTCASRMADLVFDHLELERTAHLEDRPLYFLQCAMEENCLASQAYQVQRETDRWHWETRRLLRFTARILNAGTADFRPSVPKHLWEWHMCHMHYHSMEVFATFDIIDSSGRRVAEGHKASFCLEDNQCLHGVQPRYRCANYGDQGISVNCSDIYKYNIDCQWVDISELAPGPYTLKVAVNPELKVGEMSFDNNAATCKLLYAETFAKVHSCVMGRP, from the exons ATGTACGATTTTTTATCCGTGACCTCGACTCTGCCTTCCGTTTCGAACGCAG gTAACGTGGAGATACTGCACAAGGGAAGATGGGGCAACGTCTGCGACGACGAGTGGGACGAGCTCGAGGCCAAAGTCGTCTGCAGACAGCTCGGATATGCCAACGTCAAGGCGAAGCCCACGAGCAACGCTCGTTTTGGACAGGCAAGAA GACGCTACTGGATGGACAACCTTCTCTGCGGCGGCGACGAGTCCGAGCTTTCCAAGTGTCGCTTCGACGGCTGGGGCAGAACCGACTGTCGCTCTGGCGAGGCTGCGGGGGTGAtttgcggcggcggcggcgaggaCCTGATGCCGAACGCGACCCTGAACCGCGTCGACAGCCAAGACAAGAGCAAGATCAGAGACGTTCATCCGAGAGGCATAGCCGTCCGACTGTCCGGACCCAGACAAGGACGACTCGAACTGAAGCTACCCGATTCCG actGGGGCGTCGTGTGCGGGGACGGCTGGTCGCTTCTGGAAGCGGCTGTAATCTGCAGGCAGCTGGGCTTGGGTTACGCGGCACAGGCATACCAGACGAGCTTCTTCGGCGGCAACAAGCTGCCCATGGCCGTGAGCGGAATCAAGTGTCGCGGGGACGAGCGACACGTTGCCGAGTGCCTTCACGACGAGCTCCTCGACTGTCCTG GTGTCGGCGAGAACGTGGCGGGCCTGACGTGCGCCTCTCGAATGGCCGACCTCGTGTTCGACCATCTGGAGCTCGAGCGAACGGCCCACCTCGAGGATCGTCCCCTATACTTCCTGCAGTGCGCCATGGAGGAGAACTGTCTGGCGTCCCAGGCTTACCAGGTCCAGAGGGAGACTGATCGCTGGCACTGGGAGACGAGGCGACTGCTCAGGTTCACCGCGAGGATCCTCAACGCCGGCACAGCTGACTTCAGGCCGTCAGTGCCGAAGCATCTCTGGGAGTGGCACATGTGTCACAT GCACTACCACTCGATGGAGGTGTTCGCGACGTTCGACATCATCGACTCGAGCGGGAGACGCGTCGCCGAGGGTCACAAGGCTTCCTTTTGCCTCGAGGATAATCAGTGCCTTCACGGAGTTCAGCCCAG GTACAGGTGCGCGAATTACGGCGACCAGGGGATTTCCGTGAACTGCAGCGACATTTACAAGTACAACATCGACTGCCAGTGGGTCGACATCTCCGAGCTCGCGCCTGGACCCTACACGCTCAAG GTCGCTGTGAATCCGGAGCTGAAGGTGGGGGAGATGTCGTTCGACAACAACGCGGCCACGTGCAAGCTACTTTACGCCGAAACATTTGCCAAAGTCCATAGCTGCGTTATGGGCCGACCCTAA
- the LOC100122757 gene encoding lysyl oxidase homolog 4 isoform X3 has protein sequence MKLPLLHLLTLCLTVGELSGYNSNKRAFLQAKRSRKDYRRLKKQEGALKLVGGERGAFEGNVEILHKGRWGNVCDDEWDELEAKVVCRQLGYANVKAKPTSNARFGQARRRYWMDNLLCGGDESELSKCRFDGWGRTDCRSGEAAGVICGGGGEDLMPNATLNRVDSQDKSKIRDVHPRGIAVRLSGPRQGRLELKLPDSGVGENVAGLTCASRMADLVFDHLELERTAHLEDRPLYFLQCAMEENCLASQAYQVQRETDRWHWETRRLLRFTARILNAGTADFRPSVPKHLWEWHMCHMHYHSMEVFATFDIIDSSGRRVAEGHKASFCLEDNQCLHGVQPRYRCANYGDQGISVNCSDIYKYNIDCQWVDISELAPGPYTLKVAVNPELKVGEMSFDNNAATCKLLYAETFAKVHSCVMGRP, from the exons ATGAAGCTACCACTGCTGCACCTCCTAACGCTGTGTCTGACCGTAGGCGAGCTGTCCGGTTACAATAGCAATAAACGCGCGTTTCTCCAGGCCAAGCGCTCGCGGAAGGATTACCGGCGGCTCAAGAAGCAAGAGGGAGCGCTCAAGCTCGTCGGCGGCGAGAGAGGAGCTTTCGAGG gTAACGTGGAGATACTGCACAAGGGAAGATGGGGCAACGTCTGCGACGACGAGTGGGACGAGCTCGAGGCCAAAGTCGTCTGCAGACAGCTCGGATATGCCAACGTCAAGGCGAAGCCCACGAGCAACGCTCGTTTTGGACAGGCAAGAA GACGCTACTGGATGGACAACCTTCTCTGCGGCGGCGACGAGTCCGAGCTTTCCAAGTGTCGCTTCGACGGCTGGGGCAGAACCGACTGTCGCTCTGGCGAGGCTGCGGGGGTGAtttgcggcggcggcggcgaggaCCTGATGCCGAACGCGACCCTGAACCGCGTCGACAGCCAAGACAAGAGCAAGATCAGAGACGTTCATCCGAGAGGCATAGCCGTCCGACTGTCCGGACCCAGACAAGGACGACTCGAACTGAAGCTACCCGATTCCG GTGTCGGCGAGAACGTGGCGGGCCTGACGTGCGCCTCTCGAATGGCCGACCTCGTGTTCGACCATCTGGAGCTCGAGCGAACGGCCCACCTCGAGGATCGTCCCCTATACTTCCTGCAGTGCGCCATGGAGGAGAACTGTCTGGCGTCCCAGGCTTACCAGGTCCAGAGGGAGACTGATCGCTGGCACTGGGAGACGAGGCGACTGCTCAGGTTCACCGCGAGGATCCTCAACGCCGGCACAGCTGACTTCAGGCCGTCAGTGCCGAAGCATCTCTGGGAGTGGCACATGTGTCACAT GCACTACCACTCGATGGAGGTGTTCGCGACGTTCGACATCATCGACTCGAGCGGGAGACGCGTCGCCGAGGGTCACAAGGCTTCCTTTTGCCTCGAGGATAATCAGTGCCTTCACGGAGTTCAGCCCAG GTACAGGTGCGCGAATTACGGCGACCAGGGGATTTCCGTGAACTGCAGCGACATTTACAAGTACAACATCGACTGCCAGTGGGTCGACATCTCCGAGCTCGCGCCTGGACCCTACACGCTCAAG GTCGCTGTGAATCCGGAGCTGAAGGTGGGGGAGATGTCGTTCGACAACAACGCGGCCACGTGCAAGCTACTTTACGCCGAAACATTTGCCAAAGTCCATAGCTGCGTTATGGGCCGACCCTAA
- the LOC100122757 gene encoding lysyl oxidase homolog 3A isoform X1 has translation MKLPLLHLLTLCLTVGELSGYNSNKRAFLQAKRSRKDYRRLKKQEGALKLVGGERGAFEGNVEILHKGRWGNVCDDEWDELEAKVVCRQLGYANVKAKPTSNARFGQARRRYWMDNLLCGGDESELSKCRFDGWGRTDCRSGEAAGVICGGGGEDLMPNATLNRVDSQDKSKIRDVHPRGIAVRLSGPRQGRLELKLPDSDWGVVCGDGWSLLEAAVICRQLGLGYAAQAYQTSFFGGNKLPMAVSGIKCRGDERHVAECLHDELLDCPGVGENVAGLTCASRMADLVFDHLELERTAHLEDRPLYFLQCAMEENCLASQAYQVQRETDRWHWETRRLLRFTARILNAGTADFRPSVPKHLWEWHMCHMHYHSMEVFATFDIIDSSGRRVAEGHKASFCLEDNQCLHGVQPRYRCANYGDQGISVNCSDIYKYNIDCQWVDISELAPGPYTLKVAVNPELKVGEMSFDNNAATCKLLYAETFAKVHSCVMGRP, from the exons ATGAAGCTACCACTGCTGCACCTCCTAACGCTGTGTCTGACCGTAGGCGAGCTGTCCGGTTACAATAGCAATAAACGCGCGTTTCTCCAGGCCAAGCGCTCGCGGAAGGATTACCGGCGGCTCAAGAAGCAAGAGGGAGCGCTCAAGCTCGTCGGCGGCGAGAGAGGAGCTTTCGAGG gTAACGTGGAGATACTGCACAAGGGAAGATGGGGCAACGTCTGCGACGACGAGTGGGACGAGCTCGAGGCCAAAGTCGTCTGCAGACAGCTCGGATATGCCAACGTCAAGGCGAAGCCCACGAGCAACGCTCGTTTTGGACAGGCAAGAA GACGCTACTGGATGGACAACCTTCTCTGCGGCGGCGACGAGTCCGAGCTTTCCAAGTGTCGCTTCGACGGCTGGGGCAGAACCGACTGTCGCTCTGGCGAGGCTGCGGGGGTGAtttgcggcggcggcggcgaggaCCTGATGCCGAACGCGACCCTGAACCGCGTCGACAGCCAAGACAAGAGCAAGATCAGAGACGTTCATCCGAGAGGCATAGCCGTCCGACTGTCCGGACCCAGACAAGGACGACTCGAACTGAAGCTACCCGATTCCG actGGGGCGTCGTGTGCGGGGACGGCTGGTCGCTTCTGGAAGCGGCTGTAATCTGCAGGCAGCTGGGCTTGGGTTACGCGGCACAGGCATACCAGACGAGCTTCTTCGGCGGCAACAAGCTGCCCATGGCCGTGAGCGGAATCAAGTGTCGCGGGGACGAGCGACACGTTGCCGAGTGCCTTCACGACGAGCTCCTCGACTGTCCTG GTGTCGGCGAGAACGTGGCGGGCCTGACGTGCGCCTCTCGAATGGCCGACCTCGTGTTCGACCATCTGGAGCTCGAGCGAACGGCCCACCTCGAGGATCGTCCCCTATACTTCCTGCAGTGCGCCATGGAGGAGAACTGTCTGGCGTCCCAGGCTTACCAGGTCCAGAGGGAGACTGATCGCTGGCACTGGGAGACGAGGCGACTGCTCAGGTTCACCGCGAGGATCCTCAACGCCGGCACAGCTGACTTCAGGCCGTCAGTGCCGAAGCATCTCTGGGAGTGGCACATGTGTCACAT GCACTACCACTCGATGGAGGTGTTCGCGACGTTCGACATCATCGACTCGAGCGGGAGACGCGTCGCCGAGGGTCACAAGGCTTCCTTTTGCCTCGAGGATAATCAGTGCCTTCACGGAGTTCAGCCCAG GTACAGGTGCGCGAATTACGGCGACCAGGGGATTTCCGTGAACTGCAGCGACATTTACAAGTACAACATCGACTGCCAGTGGGTCGACATCTCCGAGCTCGCGCCTGGACCCTACACGCTCAAG GTCGCTGTGAATCCGGAGCTGAAGGTGGGGGAGATGTCGTTCGACAACAACGCGGCCACGTGCAAGCTACTTTACGCCGAAACATTTGCCAAAGTCCATAGCTGCGTTATGGGCCGACCCTAA